The Streptomyces sp. NBC_00306 sequence CCGCGTCGGACAGCACGGTCGTCGAAGCGTCCAGCTCGGACGCGTCCAGCCCGGGCATCGCGACCACGGCGGCCTGGTCGAGCAGCGCCTCCAGATACTGGCCCAGCTTGCGGTTGTAGAGCCGGATCACGAGCCGCAGCCGCGGGTTGAGCCGGCGCGCGGCCAGCGCGGCCCTGATGTTGGTCTCGTCGTCGTCGTAGACGAGGGCGACGGCGGCGGCCTGTTCCGCTCCGGCGAGCCGCAGCGCCTCCTCGGTCGGCTCGGGGGCCTCCATCTCACGTACCGGCAGCAGGATTTCGCCGCTGGATCCGGTCGCGTCCGCCGTCCCCGGCCGGTTCATCACGGCGCTCACCCGCCCGAAGAGCGCGGAGGCACGGATCCGGTTCGGCGCCGCGGCCGACGGACTGCTCGCCGACGACCGGGCCGGCGGTACGACGAGGGTGACCCGCTCGCCGTACACGCTGTGCAGTTCACCGGCGAGCCGGGTGGCCAGCGCGTCGTCACCGCAGACGATCATCTGCCCGGCGGGCACGGGCTGTTGGGCCGCGGGTGCAAGGGAGGAGGACACGCCCCAACCCTCTCGCGCCGACCCCCCTCGGCGCACGGCGGCCTCCCGCCCGTGCGTCCCCGTCCAGCGCGGAGCCGGCCCGGTTGCGTGGTGCCGGGGACGCGCGGTGGCGGGCTAGCGCGCCACGAACTGCGTCAGGATGGCCTGCACCTCGTAGATGTCGACGCCCTTGGTGAAGGTCTTCTGGATCGGGGCCGGCGTCCCCGACACCCAGATCTTGAGCTCGGCGTCGAGATCGAAGGTCCCGGCGGTCTCCACCGCGAAGTGCGTGATGCTCCGGTACGGCACGGAGTGGTACTCCACCTTCTTGCCGGTGATGCCCTGCTTGTCGATGAGCAGGAGCCGGCGGTCGGTGAAGAGGATCGTGTCGCGGATCAGCAGATACGCGGCGTGCACCTGCTCGCCCTGGCCGAGCAGCCGCGCGTAGTCCTGCTGCGCCGCCGCCGGGTCGATGGTGTGCGCGTTCCCGAACAGTGCCATGGATGGCCCCCCAACTCGTCGATGCGAATCTCCCAGCCTATAGGGGCGGCCGAGATGACCGGAGGGCGTGGCGATCACACGCCTTTTCGCCGCTGCGGGGACCGGCACGGGAACTGGCGGCCCACCCCCGGGCGTCGAACAGGGCAGGGGGAACGACTGGAGGGAACAGACGCATGACGGTCACGCTGGGCGAGGAGATCATGCTGCTGTCGCTGGACGACGAGTCCGGAGCGGCGAAGGAGCGGCAGGCCGCGGGCTGGGCCGTCGCGGGCGGCATCGTGCTCGAACTCGTCCTCGCGGGCCGCATAGCGGTGGACCGCGAGCGGCTGACCGTCAAGGACACGACGCCCACCGGCACCCGGCTGCTCGACGAGCGCCTCGCACTGATCGACGCCTGGGCGTCGAAGAAGAGCAAGCCTCCCAAGATCACCGACTGGCTGACCAGGGACCACGACAAGGCCGTCACCGCCACGATCGACAGCCTGCGCGACCGGGGCCTGGTGAGCGAGGAACAGCGCAAGGTCCTCGGCCTCTTCCCGGTCCGCCGCTACCCCGAGGCCGACGGTTCGGCCGAGCGCGAGCTGCGCAGCCGCCTCGCCGCCCTCGTTCTGCACAACGCCACTCCGGACGACCGCTCGGCGGGCCTGATCGCGCTGATCCACGCGGCGAAACTGCACCGGCTCGCCTTCCCGGACCTGCCGCGCAAGGAGGTCTCACCGCGGATGGAGGAGATCGCGAACGGCCAGTGGGCGGGCGAGAGCGTGCGCACCGCCATCCGGAACATGGAGGCGGCGATGGTGGCGGTCCTGGTGACGACGACGGTGGTGGTGACGAGCTGACGGTCGGCGGTCCCGTCGGCATCGCAGCGCGATCCCGGCCGTCCGTCGGCATCGCAGCGCGATCGGTGACGTCGTGAACCGGGTGCGCGGTGCCGTCGCGCACCCGGTGCACATCAGAGGCGGGAGTCGGCGGGCTGCTCCCAGGGCCACTTCGCGTCCCGCGCTGCCTCCAGGAGCGGGATCAGCCGGAAGGCGGCGTCGCTGAGGCCGCCGAAGGTGTGGCGGTGCGGCCCGGATGGGGAGTGCCCGGTGGCGTACCCCTCCAGGTTCCAGGTGTAGACCGGAACATCGCGGGGCACCGCGGCGAGCGGGTCCTTGCAGTGGGTCGACTGCACCTGCTCGTCGGTGACGACGACCACCCGGGAGTGCCCGCGGTAGTGCCGCTTGACCGCCGCGGCGGTGTTGGTGCCGCCGAGGTCGTGGAACCGGTCCACTGCCCGCAGGACGGAGTCACCCGGTCCGACCTCGACCGTCCGGCTGCCGGTGCCGAACTCCACCAGGTCGGCGTGTTCGGCCCGGGTGGCCAGGGCGGTCCCGAAAATGGCGGCGGCATCCGCCCGGGTGAGGTCGTTCCCCTCGCTGGTGTGCCAGAACATCGAGCCCGAGCGGTCCACCAGGACGAGGGTCCGGCCGGGCAGCGCGGGCACACGGGCGAGCGAGTGGTTGAGGGCGGTCTCCAGGGACTGCGCCCAGCGCGGCGAGGGCGCGTTGCGGTGAGCGGCCAGATAGCGGAACGGGAACTGCCGTGAGCGGGCCACCTCGTCCGGGTCCGAGATCCGGCGCGCCACCTGCGCGGCGACCTCGTCACCGACGCCCGCGAGATCGAAGTTGCGCAGATTGCGGACGAGGGCCATCGACCCCATCGACGGGATCACGGCCTCCCACACCGCCGCGTCGAGCGGACCGTGGAGCCAGCCGGCCAGCGCCTCCCACGTCATCCCCGCCGCCGCCAGCCGATCGGCCCCGTCCGGACCGGTGACCAGGGCGTACCGCTCGGCCACCGGCACAGCCATCAGCGCGTGGTGCGCGCCGAGGAGCGCATCGCCCACGGGCGGCACGGCGCGGTGGGGCCGGTGCCGCCGGTCCAGTGCGTACCGGAACAGCTCCCCCTGCCATGGCGCGGCCGGCGCGGGGTGCGTCAACTCCAGTACGTCGCCGAACCGGTAGGACCGGGCATCGCTGTCGTACTTCAGCAGTGCCCGCCCGGTGTAGAGCCGGCGTACGGCGTCGGCGACCCCGCGCTTGACGGGCTGGGGCAGCCGCCGGCCGTACCGGGACGTCCAGTACGCCAGCAACTCACCTGGCTCGTCCGGGCGTTGGAGTACGGCATTGATCGCCTGCCGGCTGAACCCCGCCTCTCCGGCCTCCAGCCGCGCACGGGTGAATTCGGCCGCACCCACCAGCGAGGCCGTCCGCATCCGGGCGTCGGTCCGCAGCCAGCTGAGCAGTCCGAGGGTCCACGCCGGTTCGCTGAGGGCGAGTTCGCGGATCAGCCGCAGATAGCGGTCGTCGCGAGACTCGGCGCTCTCGTAGAAGGTGTGCCGCCCGACCATGTTGGCGACGGCGAGCAGAAAGAGTGCGTCCTTCGGCTCCCGGACGTACCCGGCGCCGCCCTGGTGGTTGGTGAGCCACGGCAGCCATCGCGTGACCACCGGCGCGGACGCACCGCGCGGCGGTGTGGCCCACCGGCCGTGGGTGGAGAGCGGGGAGGTCACTCCGCGCGCGGTCAGGCCCGGCACTTCGGCCTGGATCTCCGCTCTGGCGTCGGCCTTGGTCCGCTGGCGGCTGAACCGGGTCATGCAGAAGTCCCCCTGGGGAGCGACGGGTCGAAGAGGTGGCGGGCGGCTGTCGGTCACAGCGGTGCGCGGTCGCGGGACGGCATGCGTGGGGCCGGTGAGCGGCGGGACCGGGGAGCGCGGGATCGAGGGGCACGGGTCGAGGACGTGGGTCGAGGACTCGGCGGTGTGCGCCTTCCGAGATCGGATATGCGCACCGGTGGATGAGTTTTCAGGAAGTAACCGGGACGCAGCGCATCGGAAGGCGCGGGACGTGACGCTACCCGGCGCCGCTCGCCACGGCATCCGAATAAATGACCCGCACCCGTGGACGCGCGGCGAGCCCGTTCGGCCGGCAATTTCTCGCACCTGCATACGACATGAGGCAGACCGTTCGAGGATCGGCCGCTTCGCTTCGTTACCTGGAGCGAAGCTCTGCCCTCGGTGGCGAGCGGGGTGGCGCGGGGGGTGGTGCGCCGGAGCCCGCAAAGGCTTGCTGTCAGTGACCGCCCGGGTTGGTGCAGCAGGCACGTTTTGTCTGGAACGTCACTTCGCCAGTTAGTTGAACGACGCAATCAAGAGTTACGGAAATGTCCGCATTCAGTAACACGAAGCGGAGCACCTGCGGACCGGCGCCTCGGGGCCGCAGAGTTTGGGTCCTCGGCCCGGGGACGGCCGAGAACCCGTACAGCACAACGGGCCGAACGGACCGTTGTGCCCCTGATCCGAGGGGGCTTTCTCTTGTCTGCTTCTCGTACCGCTCGCACTCTCGTCGCCACCACCATGGCCACCGGCGCGGTGGTGACCGCCCTGGCCATGCCGGCCGTGGCGGCCGACCGCGGACACGACCACGGGCACGACCGCGGACCCTCCAAGTCGGCGATCGAGCTGGGCCGCATCCAGTACGACAGCCCCGGCCGCGAGGACAACTCCAACCGGTCCCGCAACGCGGAGTGGGTGGACATCAAGAACACCTCCCGCAAGCCGGTCAAGCTGAACGGCTGGACCCTGACCGACAAGGCGGGCCACCGCTACACGTTCCGCCACTTCACCCTCGCCGGCCGCTCCACGGTCCGCGTCCACACGGGCATCGGCCACGACACCCGGACCGACGTGTTCCAGGACCGCCGCAACTACGTCTGGGACAACAAGGACAAGGCCATCCTCAAGGACCGCCGCGGCCATGTCGTGGACAGCAAGTCCTGGAACCGTCGCTGAGACACCGCGCACAGCCGCGTAGGCGCTGCGCACCTCCGGCCTGAACCGGGCCGCACCGTATGACACCAGGGCCGGACCCCTCCTGACAGGGGCCCGGCCCTGGTCCGTGTCCGGCGCGGCCACCCGTCGCTCAGGCCCGCGGAATCTCCCGGCCGGTCGGCCGGTACTCGACCAGCAACACCCGGTCGTCCAGGGCCCGGTGCCCCACGAGCTCCAGGTCGGCGGACGTCACCCCCGCGAAGAACGGCTCACGGCCCGTTTCCCCCACGAGCAGGGGAAAGGTCATCAGCCTCAACCGGTCGACGAGTCCCGCGCCGCACAACTGCCGTGCCACGGAAAGACTCCCGATCGTGCGCAGCGGCACGCCGCTCTCC is a genomic window containing:
- a CDS encoding PH domain-containing protein codes for the protein MALFGNAHTIDPAAAQQDYARLLGQGEQVHAAYLLIRDTILFTDRRLLLIDKQGITGKKVEYHSVPYRSITHFAVETAGTFDLDAELKIWVSGTPAPIQKTFTKGVDIYEVQAILTQFVAR
- a CDS encoding GOLPH3/VPS74 family protein, with the translated sequence MTVTLGEEIMLLSLDDESGAAKERQAAGWAVAGGIVLELVLAGRIAVDRERLTVKDTTPTGTRLLDERLALIDAWASKKSKPPKITDWLTRDHDKAVTATIDSLRDRGLVSEEQRKVLGLFPVRRYPEADGSAERELRSRLAALVLHNATPDDRSAGLIALIHAAKLHRLAFPDLPRKEVSPRMEEIANGQWAGESVRTAIRNMEAAMVAVLVTTTVVVTS
- a CDS encoding TROVE domain-containing protein, translated to MTRFSRQRTKADARAEIQAEVPGLTARGVTSPLSTHGRWATPPRGASAPVVTRWLPWLTNHQGGAGYVREPKDALFLLAVANMVGRHTFYESAESRDDRYLRLIRELALSEPAWTLGLLSWLRTDARMRTASLVGAAEFTRARLEAGEAGFSRQAINAVLQRPDEPGELLAYWTSRYGRRLPQPVKRGVADAVRRLYTGRALLKYDSDARSYRFGDVLELTHPAPAAPWQGELFRYALDRRHRPHRAVPPVGDALLGAHHALMAVPVAERYALVTGPDGADRLAAAGMTWEALAGWLHGPLDAAVWEAVIPSMGSMALVRNLRNFDLAGVGDEVAAQVARRISDPDEVARSRQFPFRYLAAHRNAPSPRWAQSLETALNHSLARVPALPGRTLVLVDRSGSMFWHTSEGNDLTRADAAAIFGTALATRAEHADLVEFGTGSRTVEVGPGDSVLRAVDRFHDLGGTNTAAAVKRHYRGHSRVVVVTDEQVQSTHCKDPLAAVPRDVPVYTWNLEGYATGHSPSGPHRHTFGGLSDAAFRLIPLLEAARDAKWPWEQPADSRL
- a CDS encoding lamin tail domain-containing protein gives rise to the protein MSASRTARTLVATTMATGAVVTALAMPAVAADRGHDHGHDRGPSKSAIELGRIQYDSPGREDNSNRSRNAEWVDIKNTSRKPVKLNGWTLTDKAGHRYTFRHFTLAGRSTVRVHTGIGHDTRTDVFQDRRNYVWDNKDKAILKDRRGHVVDSKSWNRR